One genomic window of Pseudoxanthomonas sp. includes the following:
- the cheY gene encoding chemotaxis response regulator CheY — protein sequence MNKNMRILIVDDFSTMRRIVKNLLADLGFTNTAEAEDGNSALAALRASTFDFVVTDWNMPGMTGIDLLRSIRADDKFKHLPVLMVTAEAKREQIIEAAQAGVNGYIIKPFTAQTLQEKLGKIFERLGAAA from the coding sequence TTGAACAAGAACATGCGGATTTTGATCGTGGACGATTTCTCGACGATGCGGCGCATCGTCAAGAACCTGCTCGCCGATCTGGGCTTCACCAATACGGCCGAGGCCGAAGACGGCAACAGCGCCCTGGCGGCGCTGCGCGCGTCCACCTTCGATTTCGTCGTCACCGACTGGAACATGCCCGGCATGACCGGCATCGACCTGCTGCGCAGCATCCGTGCCGACGACAAGTTCAAGCACCTGCCGGTCCTGATGGTGACGGCCGAGGCCAAGCGCGAACAGATCATCGAAGCGGCGCAGGCCGGCGTGAATGGCTACATCATCAAGCCGTTCACCGCCCAGACGCTGCAGGAAAAGCTCGGCAAGATCTTCGAACGCCTCGGCGCGGCGGCGTGA
- a CDS encoding RNA polymerase sigma factor FliA, whose translation MKGAAQYRAVQRNSDNDYVTLHADLVRRIAHHLAARLPASVETDDLIQAGMIGLLEASRSYDAEQGASFETYASIRIRGAMIDEIRRGDWVPRSVHRRARDAAAAIRRIEQHTGRAAAANEVAAALDMPLHDYMRLMEDASRGHVLSLESRVEDHGELDTIAKGGPNPQQLLERREFGRELGKAIGQLPEREKLVLSLYYEQELNLKEIGAVLGVSESRVCQIHGQATVRLRGRLKAFQMVDSGLEDET comes from the coding sequence ATGAAGGGCGCCGCCCAGTACCGTGCCGTCCAACGCAACAGCGACAACGACTACGTCACCCTGCACGCGGACCTGGTCAGGCGCATCGCCCACCACCTGGCCGCGCGCCTGCCAGCCAGTGTCGAGACCGACGACCTGATCCAGGCCGGCATGATCGGCCTGCTCGAGGCCTCGCGCAGCTATGACGCCGAGCAAGGTGCCTCGTTCGAGACCTACGCCTCGATCCGCATCCGCGGCGCGATGATCGACGAGATCCGTCGCGGCGACTGGGTCCCGCGCTCGGTGCACCGCCGTGCCCGCGACGCGGCCGCGGCCATCCGCAGGATCGAGCAGCACACCGGCCGGGCGGCGGCGGCCAACGAAGTGGCGGCCGCGCTGGACATGCCGCTGCACGACTACATGCGCCTGATGGAAGACGCCTCCCGCGGCCATGTCCTGAGCCTGGAGTCCCGCGTGGAGGACCACGGCGAACTGGACACCATCGCCAAGGGCGGCCCCAACCCGCAGCAGCTGCTGGAACGGCGCGAGTTCGGCCGCGAGCTGGGCAAGGCCATCGGCCAGCTGCCGGAACGCGAAAAACTGGTCCTGTCGCTGTACTACGAGCAGGAGTTGAACCTGAAGGAAATCGGCGCGGTGCTCGGTGTCAGCGAATCGCGCGTCTGTCAGATCCACGGCCAGGCCACGGTCCGTCTGCGCGGACGCCTGAAGGCGTTCCAGATGGTCGACTCGGGCCTGGAAGATGAAACCTAG
- a CDS encoding P-loop NTPase has protein sequence MPSRDYANLTNAFPLSATRREPLGPVRTIAVTGGKGGVGKTNLSVNLSMALADMGKRTLLLDADLALANVDVLLGLTPKFTLTDLVAGRCTLEDVLIDMPNGLMVVPAASGRRHMAELPPAQHVGLINVFSELERPLDVMVIDTAAGITDSVLTFCQAAQDAVVVVCDEPASLTDAYALIKVLSRERGVDRVQIVANMVREPNEGRLLYDKLSRVCEKFLGDVSLNYLGCVPQDDWLRLAVQRQQPVVKAYPASPSAQAISEIARRTSRWQAPTAPRGNVEFFVERMLNRGVAA, from the coding sequence ATGCCATCGCGTGATTACGCAAACCTGACCAACGCCTTCCCCTTGTCGGCCACGCGTCGCGAGCCGCTGGGGCCGGTACGCACGATCGCCGTCACCGGCGGCAAGGGCGGCGTGGGCAAGACCAACCTCTCGGTCAACCTGTCCATGGCCCTGGCCGACATGGGCAAGCGGACCCTGCTGCTGGATGCCGACCTGGCGCTGGCCAACGTCGACGTGCTGCTGGGGCTGACCCCGAAGTTCACCCTGACCGACCTGGTGGCCGGACGCTGCACCCTGGAAGACGTCCTGATCGACATGCCCAACGGGCTGATGGTCGTCCCCGCAGCATCCGGCCGCCGGCACATGGCCGAGCTACCACCGGCCCAGCATGTCGGGCTGATCAACGTGTTCTCCGAACTGGAACGCCCGCTGGACGTGATGGTGATCGACACCGCGGCCGGCATCACCGACAGCGTGCTGACGTTCTGCCAGGCCGCGCAGGACGCGGTGGTGGTGGTCTGCGACGAGCCGGCCTCGCTCACCGACGCCTATGCCCTGATCAAGGTGCTCTCGCGCGAACGCGGCGTGGACCGGGTCCAGATCGTGGCCAACATGGTCCGCGAGCCCAACGAAGGGCGGCTGTTGTACGACAAGCTGAGCCGGGTCTGCGAGAAATTCCTTGGCGATGTGTCGCTGAATTACCTGGGTTGCGTGCCGCAGGACGACTGGCTGCGACTGGCCGTGCAGCGCCAGCAGCCCGTGGTCAAGGCCTACCCGGCCAGCCCTTCAGCGCAGGCGATCTCCGAAATCGCACGCCGCACCTCGCGCTGGCAGGCGCCCACCGCGCCCCGCGGCAACGTCGAATTCTTCGTCGAACGCATGCTCAATCGCGGGGTGGCCGCATGA
- the flhF gene encoding flagellar biosynthesis protein FlhF encodes MKIKRFVAPDMRTALRMVRDEHGPDAVILSNRRTEEGIEIVAANNYDEALVKQALDSVRPAAPTPPKAAFSAANPAPRTSTKAAPNAAMAMMAAISERYSAKRPAPAAVPVPVPVPVPVPVPVPVPVPVPMPTVVATPAPVAPAAREPTDAVANASSPGKPFAEFMIPHEIFLNAPVSAPPQADVIQAPSPEAQQAPASPVAQVATPAPVLAPIQASPAPQALPAAVPGFQSPQSDAQLVQLRDELALMRQMIEREMNRLTDERLRGSPVRAQALELMEDYGFDAGLTRDVVMQIPADLELHRGRGLMLGLLSQRLPIAPTDPLEEGGVIALVGPTGAGKTTTIAKLASRFLERHAARDVALVTTDTIRVGGREQLHSYGRQLGIAVHEADSDASLQQLLQRLSDYKLVLIDTAGMGQRDRALAAQLNWLRGSKAVRCLLVLPANAHFSDLDEVVRRFAGAAPQGVILTKLDETGRFGSALSVVVDHRLPITWVTDGQRVPDDLHRANAPSLVLRLEDLRRDADKPCTPEQTHAIA; translated from the coding sequence ATGAAGATCAAACGTTTCGTAGCCCCCGACATGCGCACCGCCCTGCGCATGGTCCGCGATGAGCACGGCCCGGACGCGGTGATCCTGTCCAACCGCAGGACCGAGGAAGGCATCGAGATCGTCGCGGCCAACAATTACGACGAAGCCCTGGTGAAACAAGCCCTGGATTCGGTCCGCCCTGCCGCGCCCACGCCGCCCAAGGCCGCATTCTCGGCCGCCAATCCAGCACCGCGGACTTCGACCAAGGCCGCACCCAACGCGGCCATGGCGATGATGGCTGCGATCAGCGAGCGGTACTCGGCGAAGCGCCCTGCCCCTGCGGCGGTTCCAGTTCCAGTTCCAGTTCCAGTTCCAGTTCCAGTTCCGGTTCCAGTTCCAGTTCCGGTTCCGATGCCGACCGTCGTTGCTACGCCAGCGCCCGTCGCTCCCGCGGCCAGGGAACCGACTGATGCGGTCGCCAATGCATCCAGCCCAGGCAAGCCCTTCGCCGAATTCATGATTCCCCACGAGATCTTCCTCAACGCGCCGGTGTCGGCGCCACCGCAGGCGGACGTGATCCAGGCACCGTCTCCCGAGGCGCAGCAGGCCCCGGCGTCACCGGTCGCGCAGGTTGCTACCCCGGCGCCAGTGCTCGCCCCCATCCAGGCCAGCCCTGCTCCGCAGGCACTGCCGGCGGCGGTGCCTGGGTTCCAGTCGCCGCAGAGCGATGCACAGCTGGTCCAGCTACGCGACGAACTGGCCCTGATGCGCCAGATGATCGAGCGCGAGATGAACCGCCTCACCGACGAACGCCTGCGCGGCTCGCCGGTGCGTGCCCAGGCGCTGGAGCTGATGGAGGACTACGGCTTCGACGCCGGGCTGACCCGTGACGTGGTGATGCAAATTCCCGCGGACCTGGAACTGCACCGCGGCCGCGGACTGATGCTGGGCCTGCTGTCCCAGCGCCTGCCGATCGCCCCCACCGACCCGCTCGAGGAAGGTGGCGTGATTGCCCTGGTCGGCCCGACCGGTGCCGGCAAGACCACCACCATCGCCAAGCTGGCCTCGCGCTTCCTCGAACGCCACGCCGCGCGCGACGTGGCGCTGGTCACCACCGACACCATCCGCGTCGGCGGCCGCGAACAGCTGCACAGCTACGGCCGCCAGCTGGGCATCGCCGTGCACGAGGCCGACAGCGACGCCAGCCTGCAACAGCTGCTGCAGCGCCTGAGCGACTACAAGCTGGTGCTGATCGACACCGCCGGCATGGGCCAGCGCGACCGCGCCCTGGCCGCCCAGTTGAACTGGTTGCGCGGCTCGAAAGCAGTCCGCTGCCTGCTGGTGCTGCCGGCCAACGCCCATTTTTCCGACCTTGACGAAGTGGTCCGCCGCTTCGCCGGGGCCGCACCCCAGGGCGTGATCCTGACCAAGCTGGATGAAACCGGCCGCTTCGGCAGCGCCCTGTCGGTGGTGGTCGACCACCGCCTGCCCATCACCTGGGTGACCGACGGCCAGCGCGTCCCCGACGACCTGCACCGCGCCAATGCCCCCAGCCTGGTATTGCGCCTTGAAGATTTGCGGCGCGATGCCGATAAGCCCTGTACTCCGGAGCAGACCCATGCCATCGCGTGA